In one window of Phyllopteryx taeniolatus isolate TA_2022b chromosome 23, UOR_Ptae_1.2, whole genome shotgun sequence DNA:
- the si:ch211-63p21.2 gene encoding FH1/FH2 domain-containing protein 1 isoform X2: MNNSEQTKDNPPNGDFGQPGPLKPSTRLRLNTLDFTDLWDEEDLEADGTEEEGTNSGSISYMEGFCGVLAPPPPPPLDPLIFLGSPRRAADKSATLKLHWRALQSVAPLPRATRFGTRTIWTALEPVHLDTKRLEFLFEWKGKSACLSVASGQRKQTSVSVLGMKRSNIITITLSGLPPPRLLPPAIYGMDGSVLDREDIQRLQTLIPTEEELRLIKEAKAQNPNSHLAPAELCLLALGEIPHLSSRLGLWAFVLDYDSLEQEIAKPLFYLKQAMEQLVGSQTFRHVLATVLAIGNFLNGCKARGFELSYLGKLSQVRDTRSRQPLLHHVCVLLLQLYPQSSDLYSDLTTLSKAGKCDYSLVLANLDHLEALSKGSWEQMKILDKAEEWKWSNGEKRRLVGGGESLGLDGALRHRLPNLLKECEDRTKVLRAVHRRVVNRFHSFLLFLGYSKAMVRETRAEDFCRTISNFSLEFRAARQTVLLQKERAARSPAPNTPARRTNKCHPSQAHESEQHCMLEEVLRTPESTSGLDVTRPLQRRRTPNIRGPALTLLMKSEKLNTSIKTDSC; encoded by the exons ATGAACAATTCGGAGCAAACCAAGGACAACCCGCCAAATGGGGATTTTGGCCAACCCGGGCCTCTCAAACCTTCAACTCGCCTCCGCCTAAACACGTTGGACTTCACGGACCTCTGGGATGAGGAAGATCTGGAAGCAGACGGTACAGAAGAAGAAGGAACCAACTCAGGAAGCATCTCATACATGGAGGGGTTCTGCGGCGTCTTGGCACctccaccacctcctcctcttgaCCCCCTCATCTTCCTGGGCTCGCCCAGGAGAGCTGCTGATAAAAGTGCTACCCTGAAGCTCCACTGGCGGGCACTCCAGAGTGTGGCTCCGCTCCCCAGGGCGACTCGCTTCGGGACTCGGACCATCTGGACGGCACTTGAGCCGGTCCATTTGGATACAAAGCGGCTGGAGTTCCTGTTTGAATGGAAGGGCAAGAGCGCTTGCTTGAGTGTGGCTAGTGGACAGCGG AAGCAAACTTCAGTCTCAGTGTTGGGGATGAAGAGAAGTAACATCATCACCATCACCCTGAGCGGCCTGCCTCCCCCCCGCCTGCTCCCGCCTGCCATATACGGCATGGACGGCAGCGTGCTAGACCGAGAGGACATTCAG CGGCTTCAAACGCTTATCCCGACGGAGGAGGAGCTTCGTCTGATCAAGGAGGCCAAGGCTCAGAACCCAAACTCCCATCTGGCTCCGGCTGAGCTCTGCCTACTGGCTTTGGGGGAGATCCCGCACCTGAGCTCAAGACTTGGGCTGTGGGCCTTCGTGCTAGATTACGACTCCTTAGAGCAG GAGATCGCCAAGCCTCTCTTCTACCTGAAGCAAGCCATGGAGCAGCTAGTAGGCAGCCAGACCTTCAGACACGTTCTAGCGACGGTGTTAGCCATCGGTAACTTTCTCAACGGATGTAAG GCCCGCGGTTTCGAGTTGAGCTACCTGGGCAAGCTATCTCAAGTGAGGGACACGCGTTCTCGCCAACCTCTTCTACATCACGTCTGCGTGCTTCTCCTGCAGCTCTACCCGCAGTCCTCGGACCTCTACTCGGACCTGACGACACTGAGCAAAGCTGGCAAG TGTGACTACTCCCTGGTCCTAGCTAACCTGGACCACCTCGAGGCCTTGTCCAAGGGGTCATGGGAGCAAATGAAGATTTTAGATAAAGCGGAGGAATGGAAATGGTCAAACGGGGAGAAGAGGCGACTTGTCGGAGGAGGTGAAAGCCTGGGGCTCGACGGCGCTCTCCGTCACAGGCTGCCAAATCTTCTGAAGGAGTGTGAGGACAGGACCAAAGTCCTGAGAGCCGTACACCGTAGGGTTGTCAACAG GTTCCATTCATTCCTGCTGTTCCTGGGGTACTCCAAAGCAATGGTGCGAGAAACCAGAGCTGAGGACTTCTGTAGGACCATAAGTAACTTCTCTCTGGAGTTCCGGGCTGCTCGGCAGACTGTCCTCCTTCAGAAAGAGCGTGCCGCGAGAAGCCCAGCTCCGAACACTCCTGCAAGAAGGACCAACAAATGTCATCCCTCTCAGGCGCAT GAAAGCGAGCAGCACTGCATGCTGGAGGAGGTGCTGAGAACGCCAGAGTCCACCTCCGGGCTGGACGTGACTCGGCCTCTGCAACGCAGGAGAACGCCAAACATCCGAG GTCCAGCGCTGACCCTGCTGATGAAAAGCGAAAAGCTAAATACAAGTATTAAAACAGATAGCTGTTGA
- the si:ch211-63p21.2 gene encoding FH1/FH2 domain-containing protein 1 isoform X3, which produces MNNSEQTKDNPPNGDFGQPGPLKPSTRLRLNTLDFTDLWDEEDLEADGTEEEGTNSGSISYMEGFCGVLAPPPPPPLDPLIFLGSPRRAADKSATLKLHWRALQSVAPLPRATRFGTRTIWTALEPVHLDTKRLEFLFEWKGKSACLSVASGQRQTSVSVLGMKRSNIITITLSGLPPPRLLPPAIYGMDGSVLDREDIQRLQTLIPTEEELRLIKEAKAQNPNSHLAPAELCLLALGEIPHLSSRLGLWAFVLDYDSLEQEIAKPLFYLKQAMEQLVGSQTFRHVLATVLAIGNFLNGCKARGFELSYLGKLSQVRDTRSRQPLLHHVCVLLLQLYPQSSDLYSDLTTLSKAGKCDYSLVLANLDHLEALSKGSWEQMKILDKAEEWKWSNGEKRRLVGGGESLGLDGALRHRLPNLLKECEDRTKVLRAVHRRVVNRFHSFLLFLGYSKAMVRETRAEDFCRTISNFSLEFRAARQTVLLQKERAARSPAPNTPARRTNKCHPSQAHESEQHCMLEEVLRTPESTSGLDVTRPLQRRRTPNIRGPALTLLMKSEKLNTSIKTDSC; this is translated from the exons ATGAACAATTCGGAGCAAACCAAGGACAACCCGCCAAATGGGGATTTTGGCCAACCCGGGCCTCTCAAACCTTCAACTCGCCTCCGCCTAAACACGTTGGACTTCACGGACCTCTGGGATGAGGAAGATCTGGAAGCAGACGGTACAGAAGAAGAAGGAACCAACTCAGGAAGCATCTCATACATGGAGGGGTTCTGCGGCGTCTTGGCACctccaccacctcctcctcttgaCCCCCTCATCTTCCTGGGCTCGCCCAGGAGAGCTGCTGATAAAAGTGCTACCCTGAAGCTCCACTGGCGGGCACTCCAGAGTGTGGCTCCGCTCCCCAGGGCGACTCGCTTCGGGACTCGGACCATCTGGACGGCACTTGAGCCGGTCCATTTGGATACAAAGCGGCTGGAGTTCCTGTTTGAATGGAAGGGCAAGAGCGCTTGCTTGAGTGTGGCTAGTGGACAGCGG CAAACTTCAGTCTCAGTGTTGGGGATGAAGAGAAGTAACATCATCACCATCACCCTGAGCGGCCTGCCTCCCCCCCGCCTGCTCCCGCCTGCCATATACGGCATGGACGGCAGCGTGCTAGACCGAGAGGACATTCAG CGGCTTCAAACGCTTATCCCGACGGAGGAGGAGCTTCGTCTGATCAAGGAGGCCAAGGCTCAGAACCCAAACTCCCATCTGGCTCCGGCTGAGCTCTGCCTACTGGCTTTGGGGGAGATCCCGCACCTGAGCTCAAGACTTGGGCTGTGGGCCTTCGTGCTAGATTACGACTCCTTAGAGCAG GAGATCGCCAAGCCTCTCTTCTACCTGAAGCAAGCCATGGAGCAGCTAGTAGGCAGCCAGACCTTCAGACACGTTCTAGCGACGGTGTTAGCCATCGGTAACTTTCTCAACGGATGTAAG GCCCGCGGTTTCGAGTTGAGCTACCTGGGCAAGCTATCTCAAGTGAGGGACACGCGTTCTCGCCAACCTCTTCTACATCACGTCTGCGTGCTTCTCCTGCAGCTCTACCCGCAGTCCTCGGACCTCTACTCGGACCTGACGACACTGAGCAAAGCTGGCAAG TGTGACTACTCCCTGGTCCTAGCTAACCTGGACCACCTCGAGGCCTTGTCCAAGGGGTCATGGGAGCAAATGAAGATTTTAGATAAAGCGGAGGAATGGAAATGGTCAAACGGGGAGAAGAGGCGACTTGTCGGAGGAGGTGAAAGCCTGGGGCTCGACGGCGCTCTCCGTCACAGGCTGCCAAATCTTCTGAAGGAGTGTGAGGACAGGACCAAAGTCCTGAGAGCCGTACACCGTAGGGTTGTCAACAG GTTCCATTCATTCCTGCTGTTCCTGGGGTACTCCAAAGCAATGGTGCGAGAAACCAGAGCTGAGGACTTCTGTAGGACCATAAGTAACTTCTCTCTGGAGTTCCGGGCTGCTCGGCAGACTGTCCTCCTTCAGAAAGAGCGTGCCGCGAGAAGCCCAGCTCCGAACACTCCTGCAAGAAGGACCAACAAATGTCATCCCTCTCAGGCGCAT GAAAGCGAGCAGCACTGCATGCTGGAGGAGGTGCTGAGAACGCCAGAGTCCACCTCCGGGCTGGACGTGACTCGGCCTCTGCAACGCAGGAGAACGCCAAACATCCGAG GTCCAGCGCTGACCCTGCTGATGAAAAGCGAAAAGCTAAATACAAGTATTAAAACAGATAGCTGTTGA
- the si:ch211-63p21.2 gene encoding FH1/FH2 domain-containing protein 1 isoform X1, with amino-acid sequence MNNSEQTKDNPPNGDFGQPGPLKPSTRLRLNTLDFTDLWDEEDLEADGTEEEGTNSGSISYMEGFCGVLAPPPPPPLDPLIFLGSPRRAADKSATLKLHWRALQSVAPLPRATRFGTRTIWTALEPVHLDTKRLEFLFEWKGKSACLSVASGQRVRAVANKSTSAMFFLSFLLSTQKQTSVSVLGMKRSNIITITLSGLPPPRLLPPAIYGMDGSVLDREDIQRLQTLIPTEEELRLIKEAKAQNPNSHLAPAELCLLALGEIPHLSSRLGLWAFVLDYDSLEQEIAKPLFYLKQAMEQLVGSQTFRHVLATVLAIGNFLNGCKARGFELSYLGKLSQVRDTRSRQPLLHHVCVLLLQLYPQSSDLYSDLTTLSKAGKCDYSLVLANLDHLEALSKGSWEQMKILDKAEEWKWSNGEKRRLVGGGESLGLDGALRHRLPNLLKECEDRTKVLRAVHRRVVNRFHSFLLFLGYSKAMVRETRAEDFCRTISNFSLEFRAARQTVLLQKERAARSPAPNTPARRTNKCHPSQAHESEQHCMLEEVLRTPESTSGLDVTRPLQRRRTPNIRGPALTLLMKSEKLNTSIKTDSC; translated from the exons ATGAACAATTCGGAGCAAACCAAGGACAACCCGCCAAATGGGGATTTTGGCCAACCCGGGCCTCTCAAACCTTCAACTCGCCTCCGCCTAAACACGTTGGACTTCACGGACCTCTGGGATGAGGAAGATCTGGAAGCAGACGGTACAGAAGAAGAAGGAACCAACTCAGGAAGCATCTCATACATGGAGGGGTTCTGCGGCGTCTTGGCACctccaccacctcctcctcttgaCCCCCTCATCTTCCTGGGCTCGCCCAGGAGAGCTGCTGATAAAAGTGCTACCCTGAAGCTCCACTGGCGGGCACTCCAGAGTGTGGCTCCGCTCCCCAGGGCGACTCGCTTCGGGACTCGGACCATCTGGACGGCACTTGAGCCGGTCCATTTGGATACAAAGCGGCTGGAGTTCCTGTTTGAATGGAAGGGCAAGAGCGCTTGCTTGAGTGTGGCTAGTGGACAGCGGGTAAGAGCCGTCGCCAATAAATCAACTTCAGCCATGTTCTTCCTGAGCTTCCTTCTTTCAACCCAGAAGCAAACTTCAGTCTCAGTGTTGGGGATGAAGAGAAGTAACATCATCACCATCACCCTGAGCGGCCTGCCTCCCCCCCGCCTGCTCCCGCCTGCCATATACGGCATGGACGGCAGCGTGCTAGACCGAGAGGACATTCAG CGGCTTCAAACGCTTATCCCGACGGAGGAGGAGCTTCGTCTGATCAAGGAGGCCAAGGCTCAGAACCCAAACTCCCATCTGGCTCCGGCTGAGCTCTGCCTACTGGCTTTGGGGGAGATCCCGCACCTGAGCTCAAGACTTGGGCTGTGGGCCTTCGTGCTAGATTACGACTCCTTAGAGCAG GAGATCGCCAAGCCTCTCTTCTACCTGAAGCAAGCCATGGAGCAGCTAGTAGGCAGCCAGACCTTCAGACACGTTCTAGCGACGGTGTTAGCCATCGGTAACTTTCTCAACGGATGTAAG GCCCGCGGTTTCGAGTTGAGCTACCTGGGCAAGCTATCTCAAGTGAGGGACACGCGTTCTCGCCAACCTCTTCTACATCACGTCTGCGTGCTTCTCCTGCAGCTCTACCCGCAGTCCTCGGACCTCTACTCGGACCTGACGACACTGAGCAAAGCTGGCAAG TGTGACTACTCCCTGGTCCTAGCTAACCTGGACCACCTCGAGGCCTTGTCCAAGGGGTCATGGGAGCAAATGAAGATTTTAGATAAAGCGGAGGAATGGAAATGGTCAAACGGGGAGAAGAGGCGACTTGTCGGAGGAGGTGAAAGCCTGGGGCTCGACGGCGCTCTCCGTCACAGGCTGCCAAATCTTCTGAAGGAGTGTGAGGACAGGACCAAAGTCCTGAGAGCCGTACACCGTAGGGTTGTCAACAG GTTCCATTCATTCCTGCTGTTCCTGGGGTACTCCAAAGCAATGGTGCGAGAAACCAGAGCTGAGGACTTCTGTAGGACCATAAGTAACTTCTCTCTGGAGTTCCGGGCTGCTCGGCAGACTGTCCTCCTTCAGAAAGAGCGTGCCGCGAGAAGCCCAGCTCCGAACACTCCTGCAAGAAGGACCAACAAATGTCATCCCTCTCAGGCGCAT GAAAGCGAGCAGCACTGCATGCTGGAGGAGGTGCTGAGAACGCCAGAGTCCACCTCCGGGCTGGACGTGACTCGGCCTCTGCAACGCAGGAGAACGCCAAACATCCGAG GTCCAGCGCTGACCCTGCTGATGAAAAGCGAAAAGCTAAATACAAGTATTAAAACAGATAGCTGTTGA